A DNA window from Streptomyces sp. B21-083 contains the following coding sequences:
- a CDS encoding acyl-CoA dehydrogenase family protein: MTIHRHFDSAEQAELFTLVTRISEKELAPVAADHEARAEFPRHLVTRLGELGLIGLAFPQRWGGGGQSVAFFLQVVEELARGWLAVAESVHLQALTCRGLVRHGKDELRDAYLPAMLEGRLLGANCMSEAEAGSDLGAMTTSASPVDGGYQISGLKTWVSHAGVADVYLVYCRTGGAGPGGISCFLVEAAQEGVQVHPPFAKMGVCALPTAPVAFDGVRVPAPRMVGGRNRGMLVAASVFDHGRLGIAACAVGLAQAALDHASDYAKQRRQFGSPIASFQGVAFLLADMATQIAAARALLLTTARLMDEGRPVSAEAAKCKLFATDTAMRVTTDAVQILGGSGYVRDHPTERWMREAKLLQIIEGTNQIQRATIAQSL, from the coding sequence GTGACCATCCACAGGCACTTCGACTCGGCGGAGCAGGCTGAGCTGTTCACCCTGGTGACGAGGATCAGCGAGAAGGAGCTGGCCCCGGTCGCCGCCGACCACGAGGCGCGCGCCGAGTTCCCCCGCCACCTGGTGACCCGGCTCGGCGAACTCGGACTCATCGGCCTGGCGTTCCCGCAGCGCTGGGGCGGAGGCGGCCAGTCCGTCGCCTTCTTCCTCCAGGTGGTGGAAGAGCTGGCGCGCGGCTGGCTGGCCGTCGCCGAGTCCGTACACCTCCAGGCCCTCACCTGCCGGGGACTGGTCCGGCACGGCAAGGACGAGCTACGCGACGCGTACCTGCCGGCCATGCTGGAGGGCAGGCTGCTGGGGGCGAACTGCATGTCGGAGGCCGAGGCCGGCTCCGACCTCGGGGCCATGACCACGTCCGCGAGCCCCGTCGACGGGGGGTACCAGATCTCCGGACTCAAGACCTGGGTCAGCCATGCCGGGGTCGCCGACGTCTACCTGGTGTACTGCCGCACGGGCGGGGCCGGGCCCGGCGGCATCTCCTGCTTCCTCGTCGAGGCGGCCCAGGAGGGCGTACAGGTCCACCCCCCGTTCGCCAAGATGGGCGTCTGCGCCCTGCCCACCGCCCCGGTCGCCTTCGACGGCGTGCGCGTACCGGCACCGCGCATGGTCGGCGGACGCAACCGCGGCATGCTCGTGGCCGCCTCGGTCTTCGACCACGGACGCCTGGGCATCGCGGCCTGCGCCGTCGGCCTGGCGCAGGCCGCCCTCGACCACGCGAGCGACTACGCCAAGCAGCGCCGGCAGTTCGGCAGCCCCATCGCCTCCTTCCAGGGCGTCGCCTTCCTGCTCGCCGACATGGCCACCCAGATCGCCGCGGCCCGCGCCCTGCTGCTCACCACCGCGCGGCTGATGGACGAGGGCCGGCCGGTCTCCGCCGAGGCCGCCAAGTGCAAGCTCTTCGCCACCGACACCGCCATGCGCGTCACCACGGACGCCGTGCAGATCCTCGGCGGCTCCGGCTATGTGCGGGACCACCCCACGGAGCGCTGGATGCGCGAGGCCAAGCTCCTCCAGATCATCGAGGGCACCAACCAGATCCAGCGGGCGACCATCGCCCAGAGCCTCTGA